The bacterium DNA window CGCCGGTGAGGGTCCGATCGAGGGCGAGGAAGCGCTTCGCGCGCGCGGGCGTCATGAAGGACGGAGCCTCGACTTCGGGTCCGATCGCGCGGTACACGTCCTCGATCTCGAAGAGCGAGGGGGCGATCTCGAGGCGTGCCTCGGGAACGGCGGCGGCATAGGCGGCCTTCAAGTCGTGCGCCCAGCAGCCGTCGTGCGCTTCCGACGTCACGTAGGTCTCGTCCGTGTCGTTGTTCTCGATGTGGACGACGTGGCCACCGCTCACCCGCCAGAGCTCGCGCAGGATCTTCTCGAGATCACGCGGGCGGATGTGGATCAGGACCGACACGGTGAAGACGACGTCGAACTCGCCATCGGCGTAGGGCAGCTTGTTGAGGGGACGTCCGACCTTGACGTGCTTCTCGCGCCACGAGCGGCGCGCCCATCGCATCCCCTCGAGCATCGATTCGCTCTGGTCGAAGCCGTACACGTCGAGCTTCGGGATTCGCCGCAGGTATTCGAGGTGCCGGCCGAAGCCACAGCCGAACTCGAGCACCTTCGCGGGCGCCAGACGCGAGAAATACTCCTCCAGGAAGATCTCCTGGAGGTGGTAGATCGGCATGTAGGCCTTGCGGGCGGCGACCTCGTCTCGCCAGCCGTCGCCGTGGTCCTGCCACCACCGATAGTTCTTCGGCGGTCTGCTCATGCGCGCGCGTCTCTCCCGGTCGACGGCGCACCCGCTTCGACGCCGATCTGCGCGTCGAACTTGTAGTGGATGGGCCGATCCTCTGCGGGATGGCTCAAGAAGGTGGCTACGCCGTCGATCTGATCATAGAGAATCGGGCGTCGATGGTCCTCTCGGTTGATTCGCGTGACGGCGACGGAGACGCCGAATCGTCCCGGCCGGAGTCTGTTCACGAAGCGAAACGAAACCTCGCCCACGTCCCCTGGAGAAGCCGGAGAGAGCTCCACACCTTCGTCCCACGTCATCGTCCCGCAGAGGTTCACGCCCGTCTCGTCCCTGACGAGGAAGGACACGTTCAGGTCGACGCTCTCGATCGAGGACTCGTAGCGGACGAAGACGACGATCTCGTCGAGGTAGTCGAACGCCTCAGCGGGTCGCCCATTCGCATCACGGATCTCGACGACGCGGAGCCGGACCTCCTGGCTGCCGTAGCGATCGAGTCCGCGGGTCTGGCGGTCGATGTTCGCGCTCCGCGACGCCGGCTCTTCCTTCGCTCCCGGATGCTCGCGAGGCGCCGACTCGGCGGGCGCGTCCGTTCGAACCGACTGCAGGTAGAGGTCCGTCGCCTTCGCGGTCTCTCCGAAGAATTGGACCCGGCCGGCCTCGAGCAGCAGTGAACGATCGCAGAGGGCATTCACGCGATCGACCGAATGACTGACGAAGAGCAGGGTCGCGCCCTGCGAGCGCATGCGCTCGATCCGGGTCACGCACTTCTGCTGGAAGGGTGCGTCGCCGACCGCGAGGATCTCGTCGACGATCAGGATGTCCGGCTGGAAGGCCGTCGCGACCGCGAAGGCGAGCCGGGCATACATCCCGCTCGAGTAGGTCTTGACGGGCTCCTCGAGGAAGTGGCCGATGTCGGCGAAGGCTGCGATCTCGTCGAAACGAGACTCGACCTCGGCACGACCGAAGCCCTGGATCGAGCCCGAGAGGAAGACGTTCTCGCGCCCCGTGAAGTCCGGGTGGAAGCCGGCGCCGAGCTGGAGGAGTGCGGCGACGCGTCCGCGCACGACGCCCCGCCCCTCGGTCGGCGTGCGGGTCCCGGCGATGATCTCGAGCAGCGTGCTCTTGCCCGCGCCGTTGC harbors:
- a CDS encoding ABC transporter ATP-binding protein; translated protein: MPSDEAKPTEGAGLAHGAAGSREWVIEASGISKRFRMRGKRSEIWALRDVSFEVAAGEAVGIVGRNGAGKSTLLEIIAGTRTPTEGRGVVRGRVAALLQLGAGFHPDFTGRENVFLSGSIQGFGRAEVESRFDEIAAFADIGHFLEEPVKTYSSGMYARLAFAVATAFQPDILIVDEILAVGDAPFQQKCVTRIERMRSQGATLLFVSHSVDRVNALCDRSLLLEAGRVQFFGETAKATDLYLQSVRTDAPAESAPREHPGAKEEPASRSANIDRQTRGLDRYGSQEVRLRVVEIRDANGRPAEAFDYLDEIVVFVRYESSIESVDLNVSFLVRDETGVNLCGTMTWDEGVELSPASPGDVGEVSFRFVNRLRPGRFGVSVAVTRINREDHRRPILYDQIDGVATFLSHPAEDRPIHYKFDAQIGVEAGAPSTGRDARA